Proteins from a genomic interval of Papaver somniferum cultivar HN1 chromosome 4, ASM357369v1, whole genome shotgun sequence:
- the LOC113362789 gene encoding transcription factor bHLH137-like: MAAYSYLHPTLFLDSANFLIQNSTTTTTNHHNPVMMMSAGSSFEEQACHDIINSNTSLSYYPSSDNYQSLHDLVVFHNNQETSSGEENNSRSSSDTDQSLTTNDNNIHNQETKTTEKKRKNTTANDRSSREGSCLSSGVSKNLKEVKTKKQRKCVKVTTEEKKKESQKIEEPPTSGYIHVRARRGQATDSHSLAERVRREKISERMKLLQSLVPGCDKVTGKALMLDEIINYVQSLQNQVEFLSMKLASVNPIFYDYGVDLDALLVKSEKQNYSPASIPLPSNDQQYNSSALYQQSHILPNSFSQCNENNLLMDMDREQRERASTIISQSLFNHLCSFQ, encoded by the exons ATGGCAGCTTATTCATACTTGCACCCGACTTTATTTCTTGATTCAGctaatttccttattcaaaacagtactactactactactaatcATCATAATCCCGTTATGATGATGTCTGCAGGTAGTTCATTTGAAGAACAAGCATGTCATGACATTATCAACAGCAATACCAGTTTAAGCTATTACCCATCTTCCGATAATTATCAATCTCTTCATGATCTTGTTGTCTTTCATAATAATCAAGAAACAAGTAGTGGTGAAGAAAACAATTCAAGAAGTAGTAGTGATACTGATCAATCACTCACTACTAATGATAATAACATTCACAATCAGGAAACTAAAACAAcagaaaagaagaggaagaatacAACTGCTAATGATAGGAGTAGCAGAGAAGGGTCTTGTTTGAGCTCTGGTGTATCAAAA AATTTGAAGGAAGTTAAAACCAAGAAACAGAGGAAATGTGTTAAAGTAACaacggaagaaaagaagaaagagagtCAAAAAATCGAAGAGCCACCAACAAGTGGGTACATTCACGTCAGGGCAAGAAGAGGTCAAGCCACAGATAGCCACAGTCTTGCCGAAAGG GTAAGAAGAGAGAAAATCAGTGAGAGGATGAAGCTTTTGCAAAGCCTTGTTCCTGGTTGTGATAAGGTGACCGGAAAGGCCCTTATGTTGGATGAGATAATCAATTATGTTCAGTCCCTACAGAACCAAGTAGAG TTTCTGTCTATGAAGCTTGCTTCTGTGAATCCAATTTTCTATGACTATGGAGTGGACTTAGATGCTTTGCTGGTTAAATCAGAG aaACAGAATTATTCACCGGCTTCAATACCATTGCCATCAAATGATCAGCAATACAATTCTTCTGCCCTTTATCAGCAGAGCCATATACTACCCAATTCTTTCTCCCAGTGCAATGAAAATAACCTTTTGATGGATATGGATCGCGAACAAAGGGAAAGAGCTTCTACTATTATTAGTCAATCTCTGTTCAACCACTTATGTTCTTTCCAATAA